From Oryza brachyantha chromosome 9, ObraRS2, whole genome shotgun sequence, a single genomic window includes:
- the LOC102714490 gene encoding WRKY transcription factor WRKY76-like, translating to MDTAWRGGGRSPVCLDLCVGLSPVRETSAARHELLDRPTAGCGGGGDARRLADDEAKILEAKVTQMSEENRRLTEVITRLYGSHVARLGLDDAASPQRRPVSPLSSRKRGRESMETANSCDGNGNGQKSGAAAEADHAESFAMDDGTCRRIKVSRVCRRIDPSDATLVVKDGYQWRKYGQKVTRDNPSPRAYFRCAFAPSCPVKKKVQRSAEDSSLLVATYEGEHNHPLPSRPGELAAVGSAGSLPCSISINSSGPTITLDLTKNGGAVQVVEAAEGAAHPPPPPQDLKEVCLEVASPEFRSALVEQMASALTSDPKFTGALAAAILQKLPDF from the exons ATGGACacggcgtggcgcggcggcggccgctcaCCGGTGTGCCTCGACCTCTGCGTCGGGCTGTCGCCGGTGCGGGAGACGTCAGCGGCGAGGCATGAGCTGCTCGACAGGCCGACggccggctgcggcggcggtggggatgcCAGGAGGTTGGCCGATGATGAG GCGAAGATCCTGGAGGCGAAGGTCACCCAGATGAGCGAGGAGAACCGGCGGCTGACCGAGGTGATCACCCGTCTGTACGGCAGCCACGTCGCGCGCCTAGGCCTCGACGACGCGGCCTcgccgcagcggcggccggtgtCGCCGCTGTCGAGCaggaagagggggagggagagcaTGGAGACGGCGAATTCTTGTGACGGCAACGGCAACGGGCAGAagagcggcgccgcggccgaggCCGACCACGCCGAGAGCTTCGCCATGGACGACGGCACGTGCCGGAGGATCAAGGTCAGCCGGGTGTGCCGACGGATCGACCCGTCGGACGCCACCCTGGTCGTGAAGGACGGGTACCAATGGCGGAAGTACGGGCAGAAGGTGACGCGCGACAACCCGTCGCCGAGGGCGTACTTCCGGTGCGCCTTCGCGCCGTCGTGCCCGGTGAAGAAGAAGGTGCAGCGCAGCGCGGAGGACAGCTCGCTGCTGGTGGCGACGTACGAGGGCGAGCACAACCACCCGCTCCCGTCGCGGCCCGGCgagctggcggcggtggggagcgCCGGCTCGCTGCCGTGCTCCATCTCCATCAACTCCTCCGGCCCGACCATCACGCTCGACCTCACCAAGAACGGCGGAGCCGTGCAGGTggtcgaggcggcggagggggcggcgcacccgccgccgccgccgcaggacCTCAAGGAGGTGTGCCTGGAGGTCGCGTCGCCGGAGTTCAGGAGCGCGCTGGTGGAGCAGATGGCCAGCGCGCTCACCAGCGACCCCAAGTTCAccggcgcgctcgccgcggcgaTCCTCCAGAAGCTGCCTGATTTCTAA
- the LOC102706128 gene encoding LOW QUALITY PROTEIN: pentatricopeptide repeat-containing protein At5g61400-like (The sequence of the model RefSeq protein was modified relative to this genomic sequence to represent the inferred CDS: substituted 1 base at 1 genomic stop codon) translates to MPPPSPPLRRLLSFRRRPIAPRLCRAFSASASASAPAPQAAPPAPAGESPARLAAAVHGSAASRDFARAIRLTKYLVRASSSSSPGQRPGAVAFAALASTSASPAPALGVLVIALSQMALLDEALSVFAHLGQLPALPACNAILDGLVKAHRFACVWELFDEMLRRGMVPSVVTYNTLINACRLQGDAAKAWEVWAQMLARRIDPNVVTYTTMICALCEEDCIGEAVRLFVAMKETGMQPNLYTYNALMSSHFKRDNIKHALVFYYDLLKCGLVPNDVIFTTLIDGLCLANRITEAKNIFLDMPRYEVAPTVPVYNSLICGAFRSGNSQEALAFFQEMTCKRLCPDEFTCSIVVRGLCDGEQVQVATRFLEVMQQSGIVLNAAAYNVLIDDYCKNGNLDEALVTCTRMSETGVEPNVVTYSSLIDGHTKKGKMEIAMAIYTEMVAKGVEPNVVTYTALIHGHAKNGDMNAAFWLQKEMEEKGISSNAITVSVLVDGLCRENRIQDAVRFIMECSRKKSEKNPSIPNSVTYMTLIYGLYMDGQYSEACRFFSYMRDSGMVPDRFTYTLVIRGLCMLGYVFNAMMLYADMIKIGVKPTRCTMVCPIIWSXESVNHCMT, encoded by the coding sequence atgccgccgccctccccaccgctccgccgcctcctctccttccGCCGCAGGCCCATCGCTCCGCGCCTCTGCCGCGccttctccgcctccgcctccgcctccgccccggcgccgcaggccgccccgcccgcccccgccggcgagagccccgcccgcctcgccgccgccgtgcacggCTCGGCCGCGTCCAGGGACTTCGCGCGCGCCATCCGTTTGACGAAATACCTCGTCcgggcctcctcctcctcctctcctggaCAGcgccccggcgccgtcgccttcgccgcgctcgcctccacctccgcgtcgccggccCCGGCGCTCGGCGTGCTCGTCATCGCGCTCTCCCAGATGGCGCTCCTCGACGAGGCGCTCTCCGTCTTCGCCCACCTGGGGCAGCTGCCGGCATTGCCGGCGTGCAACGCGATCCTCGACGGTCTCGTTAAAGCGCACAGGTTCGCCTGCGTATGGGAGCTGTTCGATGAAATGCTTCGTCGGGGGATGGTGCCAAGTGTGGTCACTTACAACACGCTCATCAACGCCTGCCGGCTTCAGGGTGATGCGGCGAAGGCTTGGGAGGTCTGGGCTCAGATGTTAGCTAGACGGATTGATCCAAATGTGGTCACATATACGACAATGATATGTGCACTCTGTGAAGAGGATTGCATTGGTGAGGCTGTGCGACTTTTTGTTGCAATGAAGGAAACGGGGATGCAGCCTAATCTATACACATACAATGCACTGATGAGCAGCCACTTCAAGAGAGATAACATCAAGCACGCACTTGTGTTTTATTACGACTTGCTGAAGTGTGGTCTTGTTCCGAATGATGTGATCTTTACGACTCTAATTGACGGTCTATGCCTAGCGAACAGGATAACCGAAGCAAAGAATATATTTCTGGACATGCCCAGGTATGAGGTTGCTCCAACTGTGCCTGTGTACAACAGTTTGATCTGTGGAGCTTTTAGGTCTGGAAACTCACAAGAAGCATTAGCATTTTTCCAGGAGATGACTTGCAAAAGGTTGTGCCCAGATGAGTTCACCTGCAGCATAGTTGTAAGAGGCCTCTGTGATGGAGAGCAAGTGCAGGTAGCCACCAGGTTTCTTGAAGTAATGCAGCAATCTGGCATTGTGCTGAATGCTGCTGCTTACAATGTGCTGATTGATGATTATTGCAAGAATGGAAATTTGGATGAAGCTCTTGTGACATGCACAAGAATGAGTGAGACTGGAGTCGAGCCCAATGTGGTGACATACTCCTCCTTGATAGATGGGCACACGAAGAAAGGGAAGATGGAAATAGCAATGGCTATATACACAGAGATGGTAGCTAAAGGGGTTGAACCTAATGTCGTGACATACACGGCCCTGATTCATGGCCATGCAAAAAATGGTGACATGAATGCTGCTTTTTGGTTACAGAAGGAGATGGAAGAGAAAGGCATTTCTTCAAACGCAATAACTGTGTCGGTTCTTGTCGATGGTCTGTGCAGAGAAAACAGGATACAAGATGCAGTCAGATTCATCATGGAATGCTCAAGGAAGAAATCTGAGAAAAACCCTTCAATTCCAAACAGTGTGACATATATGACCTTGATATATGGTCTCTATATGGATGGTCAATACAGTGAAGCCTGTCGCTTCTTCTCTTATATGAGAGATTCTGGAATGGTGCCTGATAGATTCACTTACACCCTCGTGATTCGTGGACTGTGCATGCTTGGCTATGTCTTCAATGCTATGATGCTTTATGCTGATATGATTAAGATTGGTGTTAAACCCACAAGATGCACCATGGTCTGCCCTATCATTTGGTCGTGAGAATCAGTGAACCACTGCATGACCTGA